The Microaerobacter geothermalis genome window below encodes:
- a CDS encoding NCS2 family permease has translation MSKFFGFAEHGTNYRRETIAGLTTFLSMAYILFVNPDMLSNAGMDKGAVFVATAVAAAIGTLIMGLWAKYPIALAPGMGLNAFFTFVVVLGMGIPWQSALAGVFISGIVFFILTLTKIRETIINAIPVGLKYAASAGIGLFIAFIGMKNAGIIVANEATFVSLGNLSEGNTLLAIVGLIITAGLMVRGVNGGIFYGMVITSVIGMFFNLVSLPTGVIGAIPDVSPTFGALFGPLFSAGFFTPDMLVVIFTFLFVDFFDTAGTLVGVASQAGFLKNNVMPRVGRALGADSVATIVGAIFGTSTVTSYIESSSGVAAGGRTGFASVVTAGLFLVSLFFYPLLSVVTAAVTAPALIIVGVLMASSLGKIEWSKLEEAVPAFLTAVLMPLTFSIATGIALGFILYPLTKLIRGHGREVHPIMYVLFVVFLAYFIWLR, from the coding sequence AGTTTTTTGGATTTGCTGAGCACGGCACAAATTACCGAAGAGAGACCATCGCTGGGTTAACCACGTTTTTGTCTATGGCATACATATTGTTTGTTAATCCCGATATGCTCTCTAATGCAGGTATGGACAAAGGTGCCGTGTTTGTTGCAACCGCAGTTGCAGCGGCTATTGGTACGTTGATTATGGGTTTATGGGCTAAATACCCGATTGCCCTCGCACCCGGTATGGGATTGAATGCATTTTTTACATTTGTCGTTGTCCTTGGAATGGGTATTCCGTGGCAGTCTGCATTAGCAGGCGTATTTATTTCCGGCATTGTATTTTTTATTTTAACCTTGACAAAAATTCGAGAGACGATTATCAATGCGATTCCTGTGGGATTAAAGTATGCGGCATCAGCAGGTATTGGGTTGTTTATCGCCTTTATCGGCATGAAAAATGCGGGGATTATTGTGGCTAATGAAGCAACATTTGTTAGTTTGGGTAATCTTTCTGAAGGCAATACTTTGTTAGCTATTGTAGGTTTAATCATAACCGCCGGTTTAATGGTTAGAGGGGTGAATGGCGGCATTTTTTACGGAATGGTTATTACCTCTGTAATTGGAATGTTCTTTAATTTGGTCAGCCTGCCAACTGGTGTTATTGGTGCAATCCCTGATGTTTCACCTACCTTTGGAGCATTATTTGGACCCTTATTCTCAGCTGGATTTTTTACACCCGACATGCTAGTGGTTATATTTACCTTCCTATTTGTAGATTTTTTTGATACGGCTGGAACATTGGTTGGTGTGGCAAGTCAAGCCGGCTTCTTAAAGAATAATGTCATGCCTCGGGTAGGAAGAGCGCTTGGAGCTGATTCAGTTGCTACAATCGTGGGAGCAATCTTTGGAACCTCTACAGTAACCTCTTACATTGAATCCTCTTCCGGGGTCGCTGCTGGAGGAAGAACTGGTTTTGCTTCAGTTGTTACAGCAGGATTATTCCTTGTTTCGCTATTTTTCTATCCGTTATTATCAGTTGTTACGGCGGCTGTCACAGCTCCTGCTTTAATTATCGTAGGGGTGTTGATGGCTTCCAGCCTTGGCAAAATTGAATGGAGTAAATTAGAGGAAGCTGTTCCTGCATTTCTTACGGCTGTACTAATGCCATTGACTTTTAGCATTGCCACAGGTATTGCTCTAGGATTTATTCTTTACCCATTAACCAAACTGATAAGAGGTCATGGAAGAGAAGTTCATCCAATCATGTATGTGTTGTTTGTAGTATTCCTCGCT